The genomic stretch TTCATAATGTCCATTGATTCCTAAAGGAGGACAATGGAACAAGTTTGCATTCTCATGACCAAGCTATACAATTTTTTTTGGAGTTGCACTTGGACTAAAAATCAGCATTGACTTCTGTAACTTAAATTTGAGTGGTGAATCTAGTGATATCAAACAAGAAAAATAATACTACCAAAACATAATGAATTTTCAAGTAATCATGTAAAAACGGTTCAAAATGTCTAGCAACACAACAGTTCTGTTAAAACACTCCAAAAGTTAGAATTTAGAAGTACCGAATGTTGAATGCATATGGTTCAATTCAACCTATATACTCTAGTATATAAACTATTCAGTTGCAAGAGTCAGAAAACAAGACCAAATTATAAGTTTGAAAATACTAAAGTTGGAGAACAACATTGTCCATCTAATTCACCTCATCACTCTCGGGAGTCTGCATATAACTGCTCCTTCAGAAATTGATACTGAGGTAGGTTCtcacaaaaataaacaaaaacaaaaactaGTATATCTATAAGCACAATACTCACGGGCTAGATTCTCTGTATCCTCATCCAGCCTTTTAGTGTTCAATGAAGTGCTGCTAGATGCAGCTTTGTTTGTGGCAGCATTATCTGTAAACACAACAATTGAACAATCACCATTCAAAATCAGAAAccataaaaaaaaaataataaagagaaaaaacAATTACACGTAACCCTAAAACTAAAAACTTAAATCTGCTTCGTCAACACCAAATCATCACAGCCAGCAACAACAATTACAATAGAATACGTTAAGATCCGAGAGTTAAAACCATTAGTCAATTAATCTATACACTTTTAACCTGGCATCaaataacaaacaaaaaaacGAAACAAAATCCTTATATTGTTGAATTAGATTAGGAACTAAAACGAACATTTCTTGACGGTATCGATATCGGCGCCTGCACGGCGAGCGGCGTTAACGGCTTTCTCATCCTTTTTGGCGGCGGCGTTGGGAGCTTTCTTGCGGATGACGACTGGTTCCCAATCCTGAGAAATAGGCCCACCTGACATGCTTATCTCTCTGGTTATGGTTTTTGTGTGTAGGGTTCGAAGCTCAATGAAGGTGGAAATTGAAAATGAAGTTGTCGCGGAGATAATTAGATGAGAATGAAATTTTATTTACAAATTAAATAGTAGATTGCCAAATTAAAATATCCTTTTGTATTGAGTTTTTTTTTAATAACgaattttttattaaaataatccagtttttttaaaaaaaattcaaaataatcTTGATTTCAAATAAGTTCTCAAACTACCCTATTTTTAGGAGGAGACGTCAATCCAATCAACGTCTCCTCTTAAAATTAGAGAAGAGACGTCAATTGCATTGACTAGGGCACTGGTgcagccaattcaattggcgtcCATGTGTATGGGTTAAAGGGAGGCGCCGATTGGATTGACACTTCAGTGTATTTTGTAAATTTTTTCAAAAACAGTCTACGTGATACATAATTTCGAAATCtgaccaattcatattaatataaattcctgtttacacaaaaaagactaatgttgatgaccgagatcacctaaccaacctccggtcccacatcccctagctacccgaacccgtggccctaacccacgttgatgattcaccactggtgtttgagcatctgaggggctaggaacatcactaccaactgcaggagatggcctgttgagatagtcagacaaatcaaCATAGTCTTGAGTATGCATCGAAGGTgtaccgccatagctgagttcatgacccatgccagagtagttgggttgtgtttgacttGTTGGTGGGCGACCGAGAtggttgaagggagacattggtgtgaatgatgcgtcaaggaaaggttggaaagattgttgtggtgttcggtagagatagggttgttgaAGGTTTCGGTTTTGTGAGGTTTGGCTTCTTagctatggtaggaggagggacggttggtgttaaatgatcgttgagtgttctggataaggcggctttggtagggtgatgtgttgggtgtGAAACGATGTTGGGTCTCTGGTTGATGATCtatttgttggtggtggtacggtgtatgctcttggtattgtggttaGGTGTATAACATGTtagggttgtatgtttgtgtgtttgttgaacggaaagtttgacggatagggggtGTGTGTAGCtggtctgacaatgttgttaggggttagatgttgaggcgtctggtgtgtaagtttgttggcgtgggtcgtataggtacatatcctcggcgatgaactcaaaaccaaccgatttgtaccaagccatataagtatgacttgatttttcttcatttggcatcactgcgtcagttaagacatggtcatggcggtgcaTCCATTTGTGACACTCggatctagcgaagctttgccatgggttgaagttccattggtcgttaactttgcgcaaATGTCATTCTCCTAGATTTGTTGGGGGATCTGAGATatgttgaagcataccgaactgcaatttcacatgatcactgttgtgcatctccacagttgtgaatcttatgatcggtgtgcatgcagtccatacgggTACGTTTtcttcgttgatttcatggtcatgatctaaATTTAGGTATGAACGCCAAATGAGCTGAAATATGAACGTATGTTAAATTATAAACttggtagaagaaattaacaaattattaagaaataattaggttattatccatacatctgtcggtcgaaggtgatccaagagattgcgatactggATAATACAATGTCTAGGACATATGTTATTACTCATACCACATGCCGACCATCCGCACcataaaggtaaaaatattagttagagataataatcgttaaagtaagtaaatatatagcattttaaacaacttacttttgtgcatacgggaatgtgaaagggttgttgttgacgggcgctagggacggtagtcttgatcaaccccatgcttggagcaaaacagcacatccagaaaaggtagatatgtctttgtgtgaatttttacacaaagagctataaagataggccagacaagcggatccccaactgtaacttcctattctatctacatgtcttagtaaaggtaaatacataacatgcatactagaaccactaacttcgggaaataaaaaataaccaattaaaagcataatataacacctagtttttaCTATTCGAGCCTCTTTGGTAGGATGCTCGTCTAAATGTAAATTGTTATAgtatgacttaaggcgtgaaaggagtataccttgacctcttgagttatcatctaacaaatcagtatccaagaggtccatgcaaattgaattcgcatagttggttttaccatttacaaCTTTACCTTCAATAGGCAGTCCCAATAccatgtagacgtcttctaacgtcacagtacactcaccggttggaaaccataatgtgtgtgtctcgggacgccatctttcgcataacgcaagaatgaatttattatccaccgaccaagacataattttgcttATATGTCTAAAATCGGCGAGTTCGACATACGGTTGAATCATCGGCTCCAtgtggacatattcgtggacccgagtacggaactttgaaacatcctataaaagaaacaagaaaagactttactaagttgatatgttattaaaaggtactctagacaaataacaaaagaactaaacgcttacataagttgctatgtttgcaactgttcctctgtgcgattcgcccattgtgagtcTAGACATCTTGTCGGAGATGAAAGAggttgttgcagatgaaagaTTTGATGTTGTAGACGAAGTAGTGAGTGATTGTGTGGAAGAAATGTTAGAGTCACATTCCTATTTATATGCAAGAGTGTGGAAGCTTAGAAAATGTGATTGCATGTGGtagccaaatgaattggcgcccatgtgcatttCCTACATGCTAGCGCCATTCAAACTGGTGCCTCCATAGGCTCATGCATGACACATATAGCTCTGCATGCTTGGTTACGAGATCTACATGCATGCAAGATATGGTGTCGCCAAATGGACTGGTGCTCATGTGCAAGGATTGCAAGGAGACGCCAATTCATTTGGAGATAAGGCTTACATGTGTGACACGTGGCTTTCCTCTCTCTTGCATGTTTGACACGTCATTTCGGTCTggcttgcatgtttgacacatcacttcggactagcttgcatgtTAGACAAATCACTTACCTATTTATTCatcttactatcaacatccaacaatcaacaaacattcatctgcagcaagaaattaattttcatctgcactagaaatattacaatgtcatcttcaccaaaatatAGTGTCAATGTTCATTGCAATGGTGAGacatacgagtctgagttatacgggttttattttcaaaacaccgataccattcgacttacgatcaagaaaaatgcaaatttcttgcatttgaaaaaacgaattcaatcctgcataggatctggtattgtgtcaaagatcacgtatcaaaatccaattttttttagaacagtcaatgcaagtttttcccgcCAAAGATAcgggatgatgaagatgttgaatccatgtttgttagtcacgaacattctgactgcaattgtattgagttgtatattactcttcaaccaagtatatcatctcagcaatctcaaataactaatcatgatgaatctgatgaatttgattcaCAATACTCAGATGACGTCGACCCAAAAGAAGAAGCAGAAGTCAatgtcgttgatgaagaagaagaagacactgagatacaagtcgatcatatgttgaacaacgacattgaagatgatgatcaaccaacgccattacctccaagtcatATCTACAATCCACCTTAACATATGAAAAACATGgatctgcatgacgatgaaacatcaaacaatgttttttataacccgtatccacgatcagaatgcgagttaaaggtgggagacatgttccgcactaaagaagaatgtgtgtGAGCTATCAAAATatttcacatgaataactctGCTGATTTCATAGTGAAACGCAttgattcgagaaggtatgtcatcgaatgtcgtaacatcctttgtaagtttcggttGGTTGCGTCTCGCAAAAAGAAAAGCGACTATTGGGAGAtagcttcaatagacccacctcacagttgcattacaactaacgttgaacaggatcaccgtaaattaagcgttgcattgatatgtcaagacattttgtcgcttgttaacaaagacccatcagtgaaggtgagtataattatatctcatatcataacaagatataattatactccatcttacaagaaagcgtggattgcaaggacaaaggctgttgaacgAGTATTCGACAACTCGGAGGATTtatacaaagaattgccacggttttATGGGCACTAAAGACATACGTGTCAGgaactgttgcaattatggagacattgccagcaatGACGCCATACGGAACCCGTGTTGCTGAAAATAGAATCTTTCGccgtctcttttgggcgtttgacccatgcatcaaaggttttgcattctgcaaacctattattcaaattgatggaatatggttatacggaaaatacaagggttctttgcttatggcggttgcacaagatggcaacaacaatgtcttttccattgcctttgctctggttgaaggtgaaactgctggtggttggggtttctttcttcgacatctcagaacacatgtgactccacaagccaatctctgtttgatttctgatagacatgttACAActgagagtgcttacaataaccatgacaATGGATGACAGGAccctccttctacccatgtctattgcattagacatatcgcacaaaacttcatgcatGCAATAAAAGATAAGAACCTTCGTAAGAAagtggtgaatgctgggtatgctctaattcagtcgtcatttcaatattaccgtgatgaaattagaccgtctaatgaagatgcaggaagatggctgaataacataccagtaaagcagtggacaagggcatttgacggaggttgtcgatggggccacatgacaacaaaccttgtggaatgcatgaacgacgtattcaaaggcattagaaatctgCCAATAACCGCCTTGGTTAGATCAACCTACTATAGATTGGCTtctaccttcgcaaccagaggtgaaagatggagtgcggtgttaatgtctgGGCAAATATTTAGTGAGTGTTAcatgaaagtgatgaaagaggagagcatcaaagctagcacacacaCGGTAACGGTGTTTGACCGCCATAGGCAAAATTTAAGCGTGCAGGAAACAATGAACCACAATGAGGGGAAaccaaatttagcctatgttgtcaaactaaatagaagttggtgcgattgtggaaaaattcaggccttccgcattccttgctcccatgtcattggagcatgcgcacatactcgtcaggacgcttacaaccatctatctgatgtttacaaggccatcACCGTCATGAATGTCTATAACAAAAGTTTCTCggtgctaccaatggaggaataaTGACCTCTatatgaaggtgacatagtttggcacaacgacgagatgtGTAGAAAAAAAAAAGGGCGGCCAAATAGCACACGTATCAGGACAGAAATGGATAcgacagataaaatgataagactatgtagtatctgtcatcaaccaggacacaataagaacaactgtcccaatcgaggagcatcatctgagtcataatctttttgtaacattggatttttgtaaccttcaatttttatatatcattaagtttttgttacaacgaggttcacaacaaacatcgCTACAACATAAGCAAACTAAAAACAAAATATTTCTAACTGGTTACAACTATCACAGTGATGTCATCTCGTTtaaacatcatttccctagcatccttatcagttttcaTTTGCATAcaaccaaagatactgtcgagtctctcaatacttctaatttttttccttctggtatttttccatctaaccaacgaatcagttccctcttcagttgatcgaaagTAGTGATGTTCTAGAAGAGCACAAACATCTGAGatttgtctctcgaataaatcaccttaccgtagcggtgacgaacaccaaacatttttgcaaaatgatgaaatgagatattgcaaaatgattcacacaacacctctatttataacaaaaaaaattgcaCTTTGCACTGAGTTGTCAGACCAATTAGTGTCTCCTCTCAAAACATACACATGAGCGCCAATTGAATTGGTTgcaccatgtgccctagccaattcaattggcgtATTCTCTCTAATTTTAAGAGGggacgccaattggattggcgtctcctcctaaaagtgaggtagtttgggattttttttgaaatcacggttattttgggatttttttttttaaattaggGGTATTTGGGTAAAAAAAAGTTTAATAACTATTTTCTTCAAGTTTTTACTTATATATCATACTTTTCAAAATAATTCTTCCAAAAGGATAATAAAATATTGTTTTCTTGTTCTTTTTTATATATTATATctaaaattatttaattatcataaaaaataaataatagatgaaataaaatttaaataatgAAAATAGTTATTAAATATCTTACTTAATAAATAAATTAACAATATTATAAATTTTGTAATATTTTTAAAAAAGATAATAAatgataaattataataaaaatcACATATAACAATATTTACAAAGTCATTTGTTTTGACGTGGTTTTAGGTAAAGCGTGACAACAAAACTAATATACGAGAGTATACGTTTGTTTTACCTTAAAAAAcagatttttttaaaattatttttataattatttttttataatattataattttttttaatttatttatttttataaaattaaaaactaattTCGACATCctataacataaatatatattattgaagatcaaaacatagtcaaaattataa from Lathyrus oleraceus cultivar Zhongwan6 chromosome 7, CAAS_Psat_ZW6_1.0, whole genome shotgun sequence encodes the following:
- the LOC127107443 gene encoding multiprotein-bridging factor 1b, with protein sequence MSGGPISQDWEPVVIRKKAPNAAAKKDEKAVNAARRAGADIDTVKKYNAATNKAASSSTSLNTKRLDEDTENLAHDRVPTELKKAIMQARMDKKLTQSQLAQIINEKPQVIQEYESGKAIPNQQIIGKLERALGAKLRGKK